From a single Anomaloglossus baeobatrachus isolate aAnoBae1 chromosome 8, aAnoBae1.hap1, whole genome shotgun sequence genomic region:
- the LOC142250033 gene encoding uncharacterized protein LOC142250033: MSSSGSPPFGSQTEVAETSQEMLPEEDGRGGEIHGAGGQSASTSRAHDRAPPRPSQGRRRGGGGHTASQRAPDSDGEEAGFINIDLLIDEVREREPLWNMADRRHADSIVTRRLWDEVCHAAVEGWGELNSRGQKKQRDKLQKRWRSIRDRFKKELNQEMQAPSGSGGRRSKYRYFRALSFLRTTMVCRSTVCSTQEPASNPTGAIPEQSATGEHTHRPHPSEPSLPSTSVPSTCAGASRETSLPEAAGDEIAFPLPHPSDTAALSRTPLGSGRQRHRGQEKSYAPEFLHLNAAFQNAIQLLSEQNRASFSFINANMEKNTHELCTRLDRLHLDASKSPNHCFFQAVLERMEKLSLDQQMHVMQATRQALAQVDSQPPPPTPPPAPAPPPAIVPTPSAAQYQPAAQYQPAAQYQPAAQYQPAAQYQLPTTSAPTLPTHYHISPSTPVMTPTQATNSPATSSVSQSLHSTPQSLPNPIPSPGFPLGFSTTPSPSVTSPPPPPTPLSTLNTPTVRVFPPVSPSSTISTPSPRYTNL; the protein is encoded by the exons atgtcgtcttctggtagcccgcccttcggttcacaaactgag gtggccgaaacatcacaggagatgctgccagaagaggacggaaggggtggagaaatacacggagcgggcggtcagagt gcttcaacttctagggctcacgatagagctcccccaagaccgtcccagggtcgtcgtcgaggtggcggtggtcatact gcatcacagcgtgctcccgattctgacggtgaggaggccggatttatcaacatcgacctcctcatcgatgaagttagagagagggagccgctgtggaacatggctgaccgccgccacgctgattcgatcgtaacccgtcgactctgggacgaggtatgccacgcagcggtagaaggttggggggagctcaattctcgtggccagaagaaacagc gtgacaaactacaaaagcggtggcggtctatcagggatcgcttcaaaaaggagttaaatcaagagatgcaggccccgagtggatccggaggacgcagatcgaagtaccgttactttagagcgttgtcgttcctccggacaactatggtgtgcagaag caccgtctgcagcactcaggagcctgcatcgaacccgacaggagcgatccctgaacagtccgccactggtgaacacacgcacagaccccacccatctgaaccttcccttccatctacatctgtcccatccacctgcgctggagcttcccgtgagacttcattacctgaagctgctggtgatgagatagcttttcccctaccccacccctctgacactgctgccctcagtagaacacctttgggttctgggcgtcagcgtcataggggtcaggaaaagagctatgcgcccgagttcttgcatctaaatgcagccttccagaacgccattcaattattatcagaacaaaatcgtgcatcttttagcttcataaatgccaatatggaaaaaaatacacacgaattgtgcacgcgtctggacaggctgcatttagatgcaagtaaatcacccaatcattgtttttttcaagccgtactagagcgcatggaaaagctatctcttgaccagcagatgcatgtaatgcaagccacacggcaggctctggcgcaggttgactcccaaccacctccacccacccctcctccagcacctgccccccctccagccattgtccctactccctctgctgcccagtaccagcctgctgcccagtaccagcctgctgcccagtaccagcctgctgcccagtaccagcctgcggcccagtaccagctcccaaccacatctgcccctacacttcctacccactaccacatctcgccttccacacccgtcatgaccccaactcaagccactaattcacccgccacctcttctgtctcccaatccctccactccacccctcaatccttaccaaatcccatcccatctcctggtttccctcttggtttctcaaccacaccttcaccttctgttacttccccaccaccaccaccaacaccactttccaccctcaatactccaactgtgcgtgtgttcccacctgtcagcccctccagtactatctccaccccaagcccaagatataccaatttataa